The following DNA comes from Actinomycetes bacterium.
CACTCTTCCCGACCTGCCGGCCCTGCCGGATGTGCCGGACCTGCCGGACCTGCCGGACCTGCCGGACCAATCCGGACCCGGCCCGGCCACCGACGTGGTGCACGAGGGGAGGCCGACGTGAGCGGCGAGGGGGCACCGGACCTCGAGGTCGACGGCAGCGGCCTGCGGGTCGCCGTCGTGGCGGCGAGCTGGCACCAGAAGGTCATGGACGCCCTGGTGGGCAACGCCGAGCGGGCCCTGGCCGAGCTCGGCGTCGAGGAGTCGACGGTCGTGCGGGTGCCCGGGTCCTTCGAGCTGCCGGTGGTGGCGGCGCGGCTCGCCACGTCGTACGACGCCGTGGTCGCCCTGGGCGTCGTGATCCGCGGCGGCACCCCGCACTTCGACTACGTGTGCCAGGCGGTCACTGCCGGTCTGGGGCGGGTCGCTCTGGACACCGGCATCCCGGTCGGCTTCGGCGTGCTGACCTGCGATGACGAGCAGCAGGCGCTCGACCGGGCGGGGCTCGACTCGTCCCGGGACAACAAGGGTCGCGAGGCGGCCGAGGCGGCGGTCGCGACCGCCGTCACCCTGCGCGGGCTGATGACGTCGTGAAGACCGTCGCCGAGCGCTTCGTCCACGCGCACACCAAGCACGACAGCGCCGACGTGCTGAATGTCCTCGCGTCGGACGTCGACTCCCACGGCATGACACCGGGCCGATCCTGGGAGGCCTCCACCGCCGAGGGCCCGGTCGAGGACGCACTTTTCCACTGGATCGATGTGCACGACCTCGTGCAGCAGGCCGACCTGATGGTGGACGACGGCCGGAGCTCCTGGCGGCGGATGATGTGCTCCGGCTTCCGGAAGGTGGACTGACATGGTCCCGGCCCGTGTCTCCCTCGTCACCCTCGGCGTGCGCGACGTCGCCCGGTCGAAGGCTTTCTACCGGGCGCTCGGCTGGGAGGCGGCGATCGACATGGACGACTTCGCAGTCTTCCGCACGGCGGGTTCGCTCCTGGCCGTCTATCCCGAGAGCGACCTGGCCCGCGACATGGGGGCGGGCGGTGGCAGCGGCGCGAGCGGCAGCGGGCCGCACGTGCGCCAGTCCTCGCTGGCCATCAACCTGGACTCGCCCGACGAGGTGGACCGGTGTGTCGCCGAGATGATGGCGG
Coding sequences within:
- the ribH gene encoding 6,7-dimethyl-8-ribityllumazine synthase; the encoded protein is MSGEGAPDLEVDGSGLRVAVVAASWHQKVMDALVGNAERALAELGVEESTVVRVPGSFELPVVAARLATSYDAVVALGVVIRGGTPHFDYVCQAVTAGLGRVALDTGIPVGFGVLTCDDEQQALDRAGLDSSRDNKGREAAEAAVATAVTLRGLMTS
- a CDS encoding VOC family protein, with the translated sequence MVPARVSLVTLGVRDVARSKAFYRALGWEAAIDMDDFAVFRTAGSLLAVYPESDLARDMGAGGGSGASGSGPHVRQSSLAINLDSPDEVDRCVAEMMAAGAALLAAPTAAEWGGYTSIVADPDGHAWEIAHNPGWPLDERGLPTIP